The genomic stretch tacattaaaatattaaaaaatgtgaaaattaatctttgaaacaatccaaacctttcaatgaaaccaggaaagacttagaaacattatcattaaaaaaaaaaaaaaaaatcaaggaaagataatgtaaggaacaatcagggaaagtctgctgtacccttcctgttgtgtactgtgttattgttattcttaattttttttaatttgataatggccattaaagaccatgcagaatagcaattgcacattactagaagctgcctttgcattcttcctccaacagcccgttgtatttgcgcagcgtagaagcctttaaagttgtaactctggtcggtctgagacgccgcctagatttaatccagcctgtcaaagatccctttgtcattcccctgaactacgtcagaaacttaaaggttgtttccaagagtattaaaaatctgttttgtcaacctgaccttcaaactttcgtcttcctggctcgactggtgcaggcagtatttctcgatttctgaacagcttttgacttagtgccagattgatgcttattatcaaaattgctactgtgaggggtatcgagtgaaatttgtcactgtaattgaggatattttggtaggaatgacttacatgttatcttggctggggagtcatcatctgatgtagaagtaacctcagatgtgtcatagagaggtatgttgtgaccattgctgttcatgttcatgtacattaatgactttgcagacaatattaatagtaaagcactcttttcacagatagtgcattaATCTAGAAtaaagtacagtctgaaagaaattgtacaaacattcgtcagatcttgataatttcaaactttcttttaaatgttcagacatgtaaaattgtgcattttgcaaaatgaagaaaacgcagtgtggtatgactacagtaacagggtgtcttgcttggattaagtctattcatacaattacctgggtggagcactttgtagggatatgaaatggaagtcatataggcccactcaggggtaaggcaggcgaaagacttagattttttttggtagaataccatagaaatgcagtcattctacaaatcatttgtatgatccatcctagaatattgctcaaatgtgtgggacccgtatcaaaatggattaatgggtgatttgaacgcatgcagagaagggcagatcaaatggtcacaggtttgtttgacccaagggagagtgtcacagagatgctgaaataactgaattggcagacgcttcaagataagatgtacactatcctaagaaagtatgcttaccaaaagacgactctagaatatgttacaaccttgtaactattgctcccatagggaccgtgaggacaatattagattaattacagcatgcagagaaagatttaaatggtcttgaaacatgaacaagctttaatatctggtacagtgagatgtaccctctgtcatactcttcatagtggtttgcagagtgtggatgaacatgtagatagcatcatccagaacgcaatcaacgtgtatctgaaacttgagcttgtcctagtgtgtagtgtcacaaacgttttgacattattatacatacttctgccactggggcaatcataggtaatgactaatttggcagtaatatgcagtgctagatttgttaaaagaaaaaaaaaatagacttcttaacatgatttatggtaagtagcactctatcatttcctatatttctaagttcctaccgagagtttccatagtttgatttagacttctgaaaaagttataacacttttctgagctttttaaaagtgtgaatacaacatttgtgtcttaccgcttcaactagagcaaaagttctattgtaccacatctcaaaatctttgggtctaatttttttcgtcatcagcggtatactgtcacaaatcaagacttggttatgtgtattgttagattttgtttattattatttacgtggggtgcatgagcaatgcagctgactgggattcacctgctgcaagtcatagactgaccgctgctgtgttcactgcctgggtcaaaggtgctgaaaggatgtgctcattgatgctatggagacactgttctgtgttttactttaatgacaattattgtcagtttctttttgttttgtttataagaaaggaatgaggacatcattagatcttttgaagtgtacacaacataaatcacaaaatgttatatctgtattagcaaaaaattggactacattgtatgatagagatgaaaaagaaactgtgattaaattctttctgtgttagattcctgaacctgccgatctttgagggagagagagagagagggagagagacagagagggagagagagaaagggggggaatgggatttaattgtatctccccatgcagctgtagcattttggcatgtcgtacattggtcagatcataagaaccttggaggactcgtatgtagggcataagcaacacacacacacacacacacacacacacacacacacacacacacacttaataatagtcaagaaaatttgcaaccgcaaaatattgcctcggtacaggtcatagaatctaatatagaacacagatatttcaatatgcatatccagttactggaatagtgttattaagaaatctgttgagagacagaagtttttgcttaaattcttataatttacaccagatgatgtacaaaataaactccaaattactgtaacaacatagtgcacaaggcacatattcattttctaattacaacaatcataccccaaactataaaaattaaaatattgaagaccagcatttaattttagctgctacaaaattatgtcacaggcaacaatcatttaattcacttctttaacataacaatttaatttaaaaaagacaacaaataacatttttaagtacaatattcaagtttaggtgctgcaaagatgcataacaatcatctatgtttcaacattctcataaaaaatacaacataaaaaagaagacctgattgtagatcatgggtgggctacgtaaaataaatgacaaaaatcagcagctgtaaaaggcagattttttttccaactacaaccaattcctccattttacaacagcataaatgaatgcagctctttttccccaaatttgctgcttcagattattagtgtcataatgaagtcttttaagaattagaggcacaaacagattaataaatacaaacaaaagcaggaatattcaatttgctcaaggctaccaaatgaaggaagaaaggggactagggaggagaaaaaagatcacataacaaagaaataaactgctgattgtttgcatcattcctagactcaaaaccctaagcaaaagaaacagtgatgatagcattgatttaaaatcatgtcagaaaagacggcaggtaattctaggtgatcctccataaagccatggtctcacgttgtcaaacccctgcaggattgtttgagggacaatgatttgacattgattgttaagtcaaaaaggcaatgcatctttgactgaagaaacaatcaaaaatatattcttttaatggaatatttacattgcagtgtactgatctgagaaacatactgaaaagaaacatgactatgttgagaaattttcattttgtattttcttatatatgtaaccgcagtacatgaaaaaagtgacactcgacatttgagttaactgaaagatgaaagattagggtttcatgccctgccaaTCCTTGTCCCCAAACAGGtacagcccgcaaacagaattctaccaaccagcttggactgaaaacataacacacaagaatcgtgcccgtgagtgtagatgacactcggaatatcacgcaacacggatacccgaggatgatgtctgtcagagcagattgcagatgaagcacgaaggcagagggaacaaattacagacctgctccatctgacggtcagtctcaagtagcactttgtgaaagcaacaaataatgtcaccgaaatatgcgaggaagacaatgatgtccgactgtgcaaaggacaactcgggaatttcagcaaacttctggaaaaacctgaagaattaaattgacagaaacctgttctggattggtaacttacaaaataaaacattttcaatctctggacaagtcacacacaagaaagataataggcctttaaaaaagaggataccatacagtgtaaagctgaaacatgtaaattagtctggccaatatgctctacacctgagcaaaagtgtcaataaagtggtgcaccttttaggaactgttaaaaaagtgtcattttacatcaatgaacacagcaatgacaacctgatcctaggagaaaagagctgatacacactatttatttaagaatgatcacttcacctcaactttctcagcatgggaccatcaaaaattgaaacaatagagcaacacagaggacactaccacacagctgggggagggcacagagagagagagagatttggaattcggtacagttacgttgcaaatttcaaactcacagttattcatctaacagatgtgctttttaaaggtacggttcaagaaatgctgcacatgcaatgcccgggattgtagcgacggcactgtacttcgggaggagagtgacaaaaatactgacagtgacaaaacaatgaatgttagtgaagttaagagtgtcttacatgaaaactgcaactgaaagctttgtttttgtgtgtaatttatctacagtgtactaaaaaaaaactggttaagggtaaatcacattttgaaaagcttttgtaaatgggcaacttgacaaattatttttaattaagtttctctctttttcgaaattaaaggtgcaacttatattcaggccaattcgatgtgtatataatttatgataactatgaacagactttgaaatttgcctacatcacaccaggtatacttaacttatttcactgccccacacagatgctcatgtccggtggaagtctcctctagttcccccacttttggccagaagcattatttcagatatcacaatgtcatgactcacagctttgcacatatcgtacactgttaaggcagacaccgatacagcagtgagagcttccatctccacacccgtctgccctctacactttgccgtgccagttacaatcacacagttgagagcagagtccagttcaatgtccacagccacggaggataaagatatgttatgacacaaagggataaggctggacgtctgcttggaccccacaattcccgccaggcgagcaacgctaagtacgtcacttttcttcaggccattttctcgtatgagtttcatcagttcgggtcccacaaaaacctttgctcgtgctgcagcagtccgttctgtcaccagcttcgaacccacgtcgaccattttcgccctgccggtccagtcaacatgagtcagacttccggactgtgctcccaaactgcagaaacggcaagagaagacagagggctgtgctctgtgtgtttgtcttgttaggagtcctgtaTTGCACATtatgcttggggtacagggaagcaaaagaaactgttttctagattcagtcactacactcaaattatgtgacaacaactgagacatctgtgtatccgacacaaacaggggcgaaatattggtatctgagaagaagtacttttgaaaatcttgtttctgaaggtttaacaacttccgactttgtgccttcacaacatcactacagccatcaagttcagtgccacctggaacaaaaatacaagctgtaacaaagaactcttcataatctgaaataggttaactacaaaagaatttttaagcattcatgttgaaacacccccgattaattcctttgctggattttgggtaatttaccaaagccacaaaacagttaattattatgatatatgaccgtgtgcttactggatgaaaggctattggttgttctgcgttgttctgctgtggtttcgggagtatttcaaccgaatgcggctgttctgagacggaatagctaatgattgaaagtttgtctattattaagtatcacaaaggttgcgatgtacaactgatatatatttcctactaacacacaaattctgaggctgttgctacctttgccttacacgtctaattgtggttatctctttttattgattgctgattttcagcactttgtcacaggcaatgctgatggttaacattcacaacaatcctcactgcaatccatggttgttgctggctgacgcggttgacacgaaacacgtaatttggcacttgtcactttctgtttcatatcactcgcgaatcggcattagtgtgagtcaaccccacgacgatcagggggacatgctcactcgtcatactccagtgaattttaccgtttacaactcactcaaccaccattcttgcccgtctttcccactctacttctcactcgacactctaccatactactgcgcactcagcactagtctcactgcctaatgcagcgctcgacaatcgactcctgtccgctatcgacctgggcgtcagatactagaatctatgtttgtgggatcacggatcccttacagtgttcaagacaagttctttgaaccttaatgatctgtgatgattcttttctttcctaagctaaggtcgaaaatctgttttgtctgcagaagtgtgcaatatgaatattacacaaagttgatagaaacatctcacataaatctcctcagtggctgtagatttcacaatcttgcaggagtggatataaggggaggtcattgcaatgatgataactaccacccacttcccaaacaacatattatactggggtgcccttaagaaggcagcagtgtggtgcattccgtgcagaaagagatggggaatgctttatggtgctgtctgtgtgttctctctctctctctctctttctctctgtcccacgactcacatttcagccacttccaaccctcgtatctggcacaggccactgtgtctgcttctgactctgcctagtagaatttatgcggtcggaaagctatcgctgttgctttctaatgtaatacttgtcatgtttcctttatgccagccattgtgaacactaatggctaagtaacctcaccatacctaaatgccttgtatcgtacacgcaccccaaaatgcacactacagacagatgtggcagaacgacacgatgtctttatattttttacttcaccaatttccaaatgcacacataactttaggagaaggaggtagcatggaaacagaagtgtgtcaaaaatgccaagttcttccagcaatgacaagctacatgtaataaaggacacttttcagttgctcgtgctagggtctgcccacaaggacatgcttttggtctgattgacaacattccagccgggtaaagctgcacaccactgggttgaacataccaggtgtcaacaacagatccgatacaacaacaacagaaagaatgacttcccgaacacagttggaaatcattgatagaaacagtattcccctcattcacatgtgtttgcagacctctgttcagtcataatgtttattgaaatgatgatggtgagcacacactttgacagagttcaacttggttgttacgtgattgttcagatttttccttatttcctcatcccttttctcttcccaacatcgtttcattcattgactgtgttcttgtttcctttgatatgtacatattttctctgttttcttccttccctttacttcaagttttatgttcataattttgtttctgaatttgtctctttcattcatcatttccattctgattcctgctcgttttagccttcttctatttcttgaaaccaactggttttttttgatttaggcatttactacatcctaaatccctttgtgaatctgttgctgttcattgtgtgtatgtgtccacagaatgttagtcggtgttttctgattgtgactgagtctgcctctgtgttcttataattctctggttgatctcttcattcatatgccatctctgtacactgctccaaaaaattttctgaggattttgcattgtattctttctgctttgtggtgcctggtcctcagattgtggtcatttctgatgcgaagagtgcttctgatactataactgtattgtagcgcatgtgtttgccttgtactgaaatgtttcttttattatagtgtgtccatgtcagtttgtacactttctgaagttattttgtttgtcctacgttttcttccttctttgatccacctatttgtattgttactattatattgaataattcaatatatttttgtgtgtttattattgttattaaaattgtagatgtctgtcgtatgctaacagtgaggttgctagcgagttgcatttttgagggaagctgggtgaggggggtggaaacaataacaaaccatcactccccccccccccccccccccccccaaataaccaaaccctgggagccaatacatttgctctgtataggtgtttgtgcccAGAAataagagtcaatttagcaaaaaaaggcaaaggaaagcttcatgttctggccccacatcaaaaccagatgaccaaccacagtgtaatcctctgcaatggcatcactgaaatcagtatcgtggtggaggggggggggggggggggggggtgagtcagcacaccctgttctggtcactgccagctttcttgatctcagagtcactacgcctcagtccaacagttcctcaatgggcatcacaaggcttggtgcacctcgttccagtcctcccaccaaggaaaaccacgggcagtactacgggtgagtcgcagctgagcagctgccttccccctgtacctgcagtagctgcgagaggatatttgtattacacatacgctaaaactggcatagatgccacaggacactctttggagtgtcactaataagcacacgcagctacacacttgacagtgctaggtggccaagagttctggctcaaagttcctgcaactgtggttggaacttccccagtgtgactctcccattctttaatagggtatttcagtgtccggggcacgttcacattggacaacactgtccagtacaggcctGCTGTCTACCACCCATGCTCTCTTGcactgtgcattgcatcttgcacaagtgagtcataaggactcccctcttctgtatgtacactaaaaaagcaaaattgtcttttcagacgaaaaagtaaaattgtctcatatccacattctatccttaaaagtatccttatgtctgggagacggcagatccaccgagcagatcccacccaacgacccgtagcaagactgcagcacaagaggcaggagtgccatctgttcccttcaatgattctgtcttgctttgccacctatcagtaagtgatgaaccagctaaatctggactttgctgccacaaatcaagaagcaatggctcggagacagcatgagctcattgtccaactgacgggtggaagcaacgcaacagcaacagcaacaccaacaccagtcacaccaccagtgaatatactagagaggccctcaatatcaccgcagtaggcctcgagctggaagtgacagctccttggaacaaagatggaccttcgaagctggtgggtccaaaatggaatcagcagtaacatacacgaacaactgagccttctgactcacacggcaaatgcagcgtgcttttaccaacaccagttctgagcatcggtaatatgagggaccatacaaacaattttgcagcacctcaactacacaacactaacccagccgctacgcagaacactacaccgactggcttaccactggtcataatacacaattacacttgcctcggcaagctaaacaagacatttgtagaatgtcactccccaccatataccaaacacaaaactcacaagggaccatgtatcactgtatgtatgcaacaaaacagattgcacaaatctcctgaaaatcgtcaaagctgggggaattgagtatcataaatatagcacccaaggggggaaaactcgaatgtacatcatgaaaggagttgacaccacaaccctcaatgacattcttcatggtataatcacagctctcagctgggactgtgagagcatgagatgaattctgggattcgtgacacacagactgcagccaaactatttagtggatttggacgacacagcttactcatgcaactttctgacgcagatgctcctgcttcacatggtcgtagtagaaataaACACAactccgtgtgtcccccaacagtgccaccactgccagcagattggccgtgcggcacccgatgtgaactggcacacagtgctgcaaatgcactggtaaccatgtagcacgacactttaaacttggtacaactatcaaatgtaccaaatgtggaggggtccatgtgcaaactacagatggtgtgcagcatacaaagaagctctaaggtgcaaaagtgccaaagacagacaagtggtaaccagaacagctccaagacactccccaccccccaaccagtaaggtgtggaatctcttttactggcattgtcagtggaagtggatgaactgaggatgcacagagctccacaaactcatggcacactcccacaacaacagaaccacaacccacacctgcaatgctagaaactgcccctgtactgatgacaacactgccggtcccagacaacaccaagtcaactctgtctaggccagattgtgacactcgtgatatcacagaagacacacctaAACCAGGGCAACCACAAACCCACGAAATgaaacagaggtacccaaaaaacaaaagaggggacactatcacaccacaacaaatacaccaacaacagaccagacaaacataggaacacattaaaaggaacaatgtaaccgtaactcacactcttgcccccctcaccacagcaataacacaggtgaccccagatgaaatacgaaccatgaataacacacaagccagcccatccagtacaccaacataaggaccaccagccaccaacaccaccgccaacactttggctgacataaaaaacattctcaccacaatcagaggcatagtggagacactattccccactcacgtggcttaagatcctcttgaggctcttcatcataacgcatgcacaaactcatgacggctacacccagccattgcacggctgctatacaaactgctatcaccacaccgcccacactcttccatagataatacaccacaaaacacaaacaacagtactttgactcAGATGCTATtatggaatgcagatgggattggcaacaaaagggcagagctagctgcatttatggaggagaagggaatctggaatgctctcatgaacaaagcttcactccagtcacacaaacaactactcttcccaagatattacatctactgtactgaccacctgaaggcacaactgtgggtggaacagcaatcttcatatattgagacaaagaatacacaaatattaagatccctgaacctgcaagactagaagccacagctgttagggtcaagtcaactgagtgaacactacattgatatcgatatacaattgatctggtaatatcataacaagcgatatcagcacaatactcaacatagcatagtgactaatagccactggtgatcttaatgctaaacactctgcttggaactaacaaagatcaaacaccattagcaaaaaaaatatgcgaacatgcactgcgcccaaactacattacactagtgccagctgaggtgacacttaaaacagggaacagagactaaatgtgatagacattagatgtgattggcattatagtcacaatcaacattgaaattatgcATGATTCGGCCTCACCAAACATCTGTAATACTTTActtggaagaaacacagcagtatgatgaatctcacaggatactgagctacaagcgtgtgaattgggcattgttcaaggaaatgcttgaaaagtcatatcccacaaattcccaaaattacacaaagcaggaaacttgttgaagctgtcaaagcccttaccaccaccttacagaccagcatactccatggaggagaagcatgagctgatgaccagaacactagcaacatcattcacactgaatctggctccttccaatccagcactgctacttgaaatgaaccaggaggttacatggcttgtaacccagcccacgtgcaatgtaacaatacatactgctacacatgaaatttcacaggtttttaagcacaaaacagctagaaaagctcctggtcccaatcactttcaaaaccgtgtcacccaggagttcacaaataaagctatagagcatctcacacatatgacgaataccattctacaacatcaacacttccctgtcctgatgttcaggaagccagggaaataccactccctaccacaaaattacggagccatcagcctgctgagctccctgaataagattgttgagaagatgattctcaaacatcttactatgcagtGCAACACCAatcactcgctgagactggagcaatttggattctgcaatcaccactccacagcacaacaactcctcggtgtagtagaacatattacacacacccccaacaccaacaaagctacaggagtgctgttcttggtcttcagtcatctacggcacaatcgtctcattcgcaaactctgcactgctagtctctccaacgagttcatgcatcttacacactcatatctcacccacagaagcttcaacaccgacgttcagggcaaacagtcaacacaacacagtatacaagtgggagtaccccaaggcagcatccaagggcccctcttgttt from Schistocerca americana isolate TAMUIC-IGC-003095 unplaced genomic scaffold, iqSchAmer2.1 HiC_scaffold_45, whole genome shotgun sequence encodes the following:
- the LOC124583219 gene encoding cyclic pyranopterin monophosphate synthase-like encodes the protein MVDVGSKLVTERTAAARAKVFVGPELMKLIRENGLKKSDVLSVARLAGIVGSKQTSSLIPLCHNISLSSVAVDIELDSALNCVIVTGTAKCRGQTGVEMEALTAVSVSALTVYDMCKAVSHDIVISEIMLLAKSGGTRGDFHRT